A stretch of Planctomicrobium piriforme DNA encodes these proteins:
- a CDS encoding sigma-54-dependent transcriptional regulator, translating into MADRPLDLLLVEDDEAFRTTAAQWMSRNGHRVEQAANGQEALLQFERKRFDVAVVDMNMPGITGLELLQRLREKEIETEILILTGQATVENAVAAMKLGASDYLTKPFALAELERRARMAADRGHLVKENRQLRELVQRQQTKTEIIGKSEPMLDVFHLIDRVAPTDKSVLIHGESGTGKELVAKSIQEKSPRARQPFVTINCAALPESLVESELFGHEKGAFTGATNRKSGLFEVADTGTLFIDELGELPLSLQPKLLRVLEDGSLRHVGSHQERRVDVRVIAATNRDLQKEVREGRFREDLYYRINVITIDLPPLRSRGTDVNLLIDHMLGGSWEVEPEAREAMHRYHWPGNVRQLINAMDRAMILADDNVITLDDLPREVIHAELTQPASPAEAAESQTDLSAIERAHIVAILKKEKGNKARAARTLGIHRRKLYRLIERFGIETETA; encoded by the coding sequence ATGGCTGATCGCCCGCTTGATCTCCTGCTGGTGGAAGACGACGAAGCCTTCCGGACCACCGCTGCGCAGTGGATGTCGCGAAACGGTCATCGGGTCGAACAGGCCGCCAATGGGCAGGAAGCGCTTCTGCAGTTCGAACGCAAACGTTTCGATGTCGCCGTCGTCGACATGAATATGCCCGGCATCACCGGCCTCGAGCTCCTGCAGCGGCTCAGGGAAAAGGAGATCGAGACCGAGATCCTGATTCTCACCGGCCAGGCCACCGTCGAAAATGCCGTCGCCGCGATGAAGCTGGGAGCCAGCGACTACTTGACGAAGCCGTTCGCCCTCGCCGAACTGGAACGCCGGGCACGGATGGCCGCCGACCGGGGGCATCTCGTGAAAGAGAATCGCCAGCTGCGCGAACTCGTCCAGCGGCAACAGACGAAAACCGAGATCATCGGCAAATCAGAACCGATGCTCGATGTCTTTCATCTCATCGATCGGGTCGCGCCGACCGACAAGTCGGTGCTCATTCACGGCGAGAGCGGCACTGGCAAGGAGCTGGTCGCGAAATCCATTCAGGAGAAAAGCCCCCGTGCCCGGCAGCCCTTCGTGACGATCAACTGTGCCGCGCTGCCGGAAAGCCTGGTCGAAAGTGAGTTGTTCGGCCATGAAAAAGGGGCCTTCACCGGGGCCACCAACCGCAAAAGCGGCCTGTTCGAAGTCGCGGATACCGGCACATTGTTCATCGATGAACTGGGCGAACTCCCGCTGTCGCTGCAGCCCAAACTGCTGCGGGTCCTCGAAGATGGCTCGCTCCGGCATGTCGGTTCGCACCAGGAACGACGCGTCGACGTGCGGGTGATCGCCGCGACAAATCGCGATCTGCAGAAGGAAGTCCGCGAAGGCCGCTTTCGCGAAGACCTCTATTACCGCATCAACGTCATCACCATCGACCTGCCGCCGCTGCGGTCTCGCGGTACTGACGTGAACCTGCTCATCGATCACATGCTCGGTGGATCGTGGGAAGTGGAACCAGAAGCCAGAGAGGCGATGCACCGGTATCACTGGCCGGGGAATGTGCGGCAACTGATCAATGCGATGGATCGCGCGATGATCCTGGCCGACGACAACGTCATCACACTCGACGACCTGCCGCGCGAAGTCATTCACGCCGAGTTGACTCAACCTGCTTCTCCCGCCGAGGCCGCCGAGTCTCAAACCGATCTTAGTGCGATCGAACGGGCACACATCGTCGCCATCCTGAAGAAAGAGAAGGGGAACAAAGCCCGCGCGGCCCGCACCCTCGGCATTCACCGTCGCAAACTCTATCGGCTCATCGAACGCTTTGGCATCGAGACCGAAACGGCCTAA
- a CDS encoding heavy metal translocating P-type ATPase, with protein sequence MRSILKLAWQRPEIPIAALAVLGIAAHLVLRFALEASASVAAIPLNIVLALGGIPLVLSLTGNLIRGEFGSDLLAGISIVTSALLDERLAGSIVVLMLSGGQVLERFAVAKASSALEALAKRMPAFGHRLRQGTLQDVFLEQIQVGDSLVVFPFEICPVDGTVLEGHGSMDESYLTGEPFRISKSPGSTVLSGAVNSDQSITVRADQLPVDSRYAKIMEVMRSSQQQRSRLRRLGDQLGAYYTPVAIAIGVLAWLGSGDPLRFLAVLVTATPCPLLIAIPVAVVGTISRAASRGIIIKDPAVLELSDTCRTAIFDKTGTLTMAQPTLVHIWTSGGLDQATPLQLAASLERYSKHPLASAVLAAAEARHLPLIEAESVSEKPGEGLTGLISGRHVWVTSRKLLARKLPELSKQLPAQSPGLECLVVIDDRELAVCVFRDEPRPEGRQFIQHLPSQHLFKRVLIVSGDRDAEVNYLASQVGISEVFASQSPEEKLAIVKAETQRANTMYVGDGINDAPAMTAATVGVAFGHSSEITAEAAGAVIMDSSLERLDEFLHLGRRMRRIALQSAVGGMALSLVGMGLAAFGYLPPVAGAVFQEVIDVFAVLNAMRVILPVRKRSDLD encoded by the coding sequence ATGCGTTCCATCCTGAAACTCGCCTGGCAGCGACCCGAGATCCCCATTGCAGCGCTGGCCGTCCTCGGCATCGCCGCACATCTTGTGCTGCGGTTCGCGCTTGAAGCGTCCGCCAGCGTCGCTGCGATTCCGCTGAATATTGTACTGGCCCTGGGGGGCATTCCGCTTGTGCTCTCATTGACCGGAAACCTGATTCGCGGTGAATTCGGGTCGGACCTGCTGGCCGGAATTTCGATTGTCACGTCTGCTTTGCTCGACGAACGTCTCGCCGGCAGCATCGTAGTCTTGATGCTCTCAGGCGGTCAGGTGCTGGAACGCTTTGCCGTCGCCAAGGCTTCGTCCGCGCTCGAGGCACTGGCCAAGCGAATGCCGGCCTTTGGTCACCGCTTGCGACAGGGGACGCTGCAAGATGTTTTTCTCGAGCAGATTCAGGTCGGCGACTCGCTGGTCGTTTTTCCATTTGAAATCTGCCCAGTGGACGGCACGGTGCTGGAAGGACACGGCTCGATGGACGAGTCGTACCTGACGGGGGAACCGTTTCGCATCTCCAAGTCTCCCGGCTCCACCGTGTTGTCCGGAGCGGTGAACAGCGACCAGTCGATCACCGTTCGAGCCGATCAGCTTCCCGTCGATTCGCGGTACGCCAAGATCATGGAAGTGATGCGGAGTTCGCAGCAGCAGCGTTCCCGCCTGCGACGGCTCGGCGACCAGTTGGGCGCCTATTACACGCCGGTCGCGATTGCGATTGGTGTGCTGGCCTGGCTGGGCAGCGGCGATCCGCTGCGATTTCTGGCTGTGCTCGTCACCGCGACCCCCTGTCCGTTGCTGATTGCGATTCCGGTCGCCGTCGTCGGCACGATCTCGCGCGCTGCCAGTCGCGGGATCATTATCAAGGATCCCGCAGTCCTCGAACTCAGCGACACCTGTCGCACGGCGATCTTCGATAAGACCGGCACGCTGACGATGGCGCAGCCTACGCTGGTCCATATCTGGACCTCTGGAGGACTCGACCAGGCCACTCCGCTCCAACTCGCGGCCAGTCTCGAACGGTATTCCAAGCATCCGCTGGCCTCGGCGGTCCTGGCTGCGGCCGAAGCCCGTCATCTGCCGCTCATCGAAGCCGAGAGCGTCAGTGAAAAACCAGGCGAAGGACTCACTGGTCTGATCTCCGGTCGTCACGTCTGGGTCACCAGCCGTAAACTGCTCGCCCGTAAACTGCCTGAGCTTTCAAAACAACTGCCGGCCCAGTCGCCGGGGTTGGAATGTCTGGTGGTGATCGATGATCGCGAACTCGCGGTCTGTGTCTTTCGCGACGAACCTCGTCCGGAAGGGCGTCAGTTCATTCAACATCTCCCCAGCCAGCATCTGTTCAAGCGTGTCTTGATCGTCTCGGGAGACAGGGATGCCGAGGTCAACTATCTCGCAAGTCAGGTTGGCATTTCGGAAGTGTTTGCGAGTCAGAGCCCGGAAGAAAAACTGGCAATCGTCAAAGCGGAAACGCAACGGGCGAACACGATGTACGTCGGCGACGGCATCAACGACGCCCCTGCCATGACTGCCGCGACCGTCGGCGTGGCCTTCGGTCACAGCAGCGAAATCACTGCCGAGGCGGCCGGCGCGGTGATCATGGACAGCAGCCTCGAGCGGCTCGATGAGTTCCTGCACCTGGGGCGCAGGATGCGGCGGATCGCCCTGCAAAGTGCCGTCGGCGGGATGGCCTTGAGCCTCGTCGGCATGGGGCTGGCCGCTTTTGGCTACCTGCCCCCCGTCGCCGGCGCTGTCTTTCAGGAAGTCATCGACGTCTTCGCCGTTTTGAACGCCATGCGGGTCATTCTGCCGGTCAGGAAGCGTTCCGATCTCGATTGA
- the hisB gene encoding imidazoleglycerol-phosphate dehydratase HisB: MPRTAKIDRTTGETKISLSLNLDGSGVADIQTGVGFFNHMLTLFAKHGLFDLTIKADGDLDVDQHHTVEDTGICLGQAIKQAVGDKAGINRYGSMTLPMEDTLVTSALDLSGRYWFVDNFKFPTEKIGEFDSQLVEVFWQAVAANALMNLHVVLLHGHNSHHISEGIFKATARALRQAVTIDPRQMGVPSSKGVL, from the coding sequence ATGCCCCGTACCGCAAAAATCGACCGCACGACCGGCGAAACGAAAATCTCGCTCTCCCTGAATCTCGACGGCTCAGGCGTCGCCGACATTCAGACGGGCGTCGGGTTCTTTAATCACATGCTGACGCTGTTCGCCAAGCATGGGTTGTTCGATCTGACGATCAAGGCGGACGGGGATCTCGACGTCGATCAGCATCACACGGTCGAAGACACCGGCATCTGTCTCGGTCAGGCGATCAAACAGGCGGTCGGCGACAAGGCGGGCATCAACCGCTACGGCTCGATGACGCTGCCGATGGAAGACACGCTAGTGACGTCCGCCCTCGACCTGAGCGGGCGGTACTGGTTTGTGGACAACTTCAAGTTCCCGACAGAGAAGATCGGCGAGTTCGATTCGCAACTGGTCGAAGTCTTCTGGCAGGCGGTGGCGGCCAATGCCCTGATGAACCTGCACGTCGTCCTGTTGCACGGGCACAACAGCCACCACATCTCGGAAGGGATTTTCAAAGCGACCGCGCGGGCACTGCGCCAGGCGGTGACGATCGATCCGCGGCAGATGGGCGTGCCGTCGTCGAAGGGAGTGCTTTAA
- a CDS encoding response regulator transcription factor, with protein sequence MAKQRPAAIERASTAHPEIRELLGYVTSHEVLSAGLLERRQMLLAKLAGMLEADLALWSWGRGFSVDGGIQPMAMVDHGMTDSHKAVLADLALDRRNDTEFRARIIPLMNADRQVTVIRKDLYSDAVWKRRPFFRKVCDGLGMDSWVMAVTYPLPDTWANLTFWAAKGQKELGERERVLVDIAICSISWLHPTAAEAIPPDVFVGLTPRQRGVLTLLLDGMSRKAVAKHLKLTEHTVGDHIKSIYSHFGVHALSELIARLLRSS encoded by the coding sequence GTGGCGAAACAAAGACCTGCTGCGATTGAGCGTGCGTCGACTGCACATCCTGAAATTCGTGAGCTGCTGGGTTATGTGACATCGCATGAAGTGCTGTCCGCTGGTCTGCTGGAGCGGCGGCAAATGTTGCTGGCGAAACTGGCCGGCATGCTGGAAGCGGACCTGGCGCTCTGGTCGTGGGGCCGCGGCTTCTCGGTGGACGGCGGCATTCAACCCATGGCGATGGTCGACCACGGTATGACGGACTCGCATAAAGCGGTCCTTGCAGACCTCGCGCTCGATCGCAGAAACGATACTGAGTTTCGCGCCCGCATCATCCCGCTGATGAACGCGGACCGCCAAGTCACCGTGATCCGCAAAGATCTCTATTCAGACGCCGTCTGGAAACGGCGTCCGTTTTTTCGCAAGGTCTGTGACGGACTGGGCATGGATTCCTGGGTGATGGCAGTCACCTATCCCCTGCCAGACACCTGGGCCAACCTGACATTCTGGGCGGCGAAGGGGCAGAAAGAACTGGGCGAACGAGAACGGGTATTGGTGGATATCGCGATCTGCTCGATTTCCTGGCTCCACCCGACCGCCGCGGAAGCGATCCCGCCCGACGTTTTCGTCGGCCTGACGCCCCGTCAACGCGGCGTGCTGACGCTGCTCCTCGACGGCATGTCCCGCAAGGCAGTGGCGAAACACCTGAAGCTGACCGAACACACCGTCGGCGACCACATCAAGTCGATCTACAGCCACTTCGGCGTGCATGCACTGAGCGAGCTGATTGCTAGGTTGTTGCGGTCGAGCTAG
- a CDS encoding Gfo/Idh/MocA family protein, with translation MTSPSRRTFLKTAAAAFAAPYIVPARCFGANDRVTLGVIGTRNQGAPNLKKFLALGCNVAGVCDVDADVRAAGLKLCAEKGQTPEQYGDYRKLLDRKDVDAVIITTPDHWHALMTIHACQAGKDVYCEKPLSLAIAEGRRMVNAARDNKRVVQTGSQQRSDEEFWKACTLVRNGAIGKLQKVLVGLPKSNHPGELGPDGTPPAILDYDMWLGPAPLRPYNEKRVHYNFRFWWDYSGGQLTNFGAHHLDIAQWGMGTDDTGPVAVDGTATFAPPNVSEVTETCRLTYTYASGVQVILGQLQKDIPVGATFIGDKGTIFVTRGKLTSDHPEILEQDLAALPIQLYRSKNHHQDFLDCIKSREQPVADVEIGHRSATVCHLGNMVARLGHGVKWDPQAEQIVGDSTAAAMVDRAYRAPWTHDMAFQRT, from the coding sequence ATGACTTCACCATCCCGACGCACGTTCCTGAAAACCGCTGCCGCCGCCTTTGCCGCACCTTACATCGTGCCGGCCCGTTGCTTCGGGGCCAACGATCGGGTGACTTTAGGAGTCATCGGCACGCGGAATCAAGGCGCGCCCAACCTGAAAAAGTTCCTTGCCCTGGGCTGCAATGTCGCCGGCGTCTGCGACGTCGATGCTGATGTCCGCGCTGCCGGCCTGAAGCTCTGTGCCGAGAAAGGGCAGACTCCCGAACAGTACGGAGATTACCGCAAATTGCTCGATCGCAAGGATGTCGACGCCGTCATCATCACCACGCCTGATCACTGGCACGCCTTGATGACGATTCACGCCTGTCAGGCAGGCAAAGACGTCTACTGTGAGAAGCCGCTGTCGCTCGCCATTGCCGAAGGCCGACGGATGGTCAATGCCGCCCGCGACAACAAAAGGGTCGTGCAGACCGGTTCCCAGCAACGGTCCGATGAAGAATTCTGGAAAGCCTGTACGCTCGTCCGCAACGGCGCGATCGGCAAACTACAGAAGGTGCTGGTCGGCCTCCCCAAGTCGAATCACCCCGGCGAACTCGGCCCTGACGGCACTCCGCCGGCCATCCTCGATTACGACATGTGGCTCGGCCCGGCGCCGTTGCGTCCTTACAACGAGAAACGGGTGCATTACAACTTCCGCTTCTGGTGGGACTACTCCGGAGGCCAGCTTACCAACTTCGGGGCGCATCATCTCGATATCGCCCAATGGGGGATGGGGACGGATGATACCGGGCCAGTCGCCGTCGATGGGACCGCCACCTTCGCACCGCCAAATGTTTCCGAAGTGACCGAAACCTGCCGGCTGACCTACACCTATGCCAGCGGCGTGCAGGTGATTCTCGGGCAACTCCAGAAAGACATCCCGGTCGGCGCGACCTTTATTGGCGACAAGGGAACGATCTTTGTCACCCGGGGCAAGCTCACCAGCGATCATCCCGAGATCCTCGAACAGGATCTCGCCGCGCTGCCGATTCAGCTCTATCGCAGCAAGAATCACCACCAGGACTTTCTCGATTGCATCAAGTCGCGCGAGCAGCCGGTGGCAGACGTCGAGATCGGGCATCGCTCGGCGACAGTCTGCCATCTGGGAAACATGGTCGCCCGACTCGGTCATGGGGTGAAATGGGATCCGCAGGCGGAACAGATCGTCGGCGACTCCACGGCCGCCGCCATGGTCGATCGCGCCTACCGCGCTCCCTGGACTCATGACATGGCGTTTCAGCGAACATGA
- a CDS encoding acetate/propionate family kinase — translation MPAQSATRRPFAAGSELSSKSEIAAERVMPEYLLTINTGSSSVKFAVYSFEPDAPPAPCWQGSIDRLLPSPKNAGGTTKNVFEQLLEWISAHLSINDIVAVGHRMVHGGPRCHSATWLDNEKLDYLTSCIPLAPNHLPSQLELIWRFLEKLPDIPQAGCFDTAFHAGLPRVASLLPIPRAIQGDQLRRYGFHGLSYAYLMEELQLVAGTAAANGKVILAHLGNGASMAAVRQGKSLDTSMSLTPAAGLVMGTRTGDVDPGLLLYLLRQRHMTVEQLDRMVTWESGLLGVSETSSDMRDLLKRRETDVRAAEAVDLFCYQARKLLGAYAAAMGGLDTVVFSGGIGEHAPEVRRLICQQLEFFGIKLDNAKNLANAGVISAADAKVKVRVIPTNEEIMIAREVKQLLTADRKN, via the coding sequence GTGCCTGCACAGTCCGCGACGCGACGACCGTTCGCCGCAGGCAGCGAATTGTCGTCGAAATCAGAAATTGCTGCGGAGCGGGTGATGCCGGAATACCTGTTGACGATCAATACCGGGTCGTCGTCCGTCAAATTTGCCGTGTATTCGTTCGAGCCGGATGCGCCGCCGGCCCCCTGCTGGCAGGGATCGATCGATCGTCTGCTGCCGTCGCCGAAGAACGCTGGCGGAACCACGAAAAACGTGTTCGAACAGCTTCTCGAATGGATTTCGGCGCATCTCTCCATCAACGACATCGTGGCGGTCGGGCACCGGATGGTGCATGGCGGGCCGCGATGCCATAGCGCCACCTGGCTCGACAACGAGAAGCTCGACTACCTGACCAGTTGTATTCCACTGGCTCCCAATCACCTGCCATCGCAGCTTGAATTGATCTGGCGGTTCCTGGAGAAATTGCCGGACATCCCGCAAGCAGGGTGTTTCGACACCGCCTTTCATGCCGGTCTCCCGCGAGTGGCTTCGTTGCTGCCGATTCCCAGGGCGATTCAAGGCGATCAGCTCCGGCGATACGGCTTTCACGGCCTGTCGTATGCGTACTTGATGGAAGAACTCCAACTGGTTGCCGGCACGGCGGCGGCGAACGGCAAGGTGATTCTCGCGCATCTGGGGAATGGAGCGAGCATGGCGGCGGTGCGGCAGGGGAAGAGCTTGGATACGTCGATGTCGCTGACGCCTGCCGCCGGACTGGTGATGGGCACCCGCACCGGCGATGTCGATCCGGGCTTGCTGCTCTACCTGTTGCGGCAGCGTCACATGACAGTCGAGCAGCTTGATCGCATGGTGACCTGGGAATCGGGCCTGCTGGGAGTGTCCGAGACGAGTTCCGACATGCGGGATCTGCTCAAACGCCGCGAGACGGATGTCCGCGCGGCCGAGGCGGTCGACCTCTTCTGCTATCAGGCACGCAAGCTGCTGGGAGCCTATGCCGCCGCGATGGGAGGACTGGACACAGTGGTCTTCTCCGGCGGGATTGGAGAACACGCTCCGGAAGTCCGCCGGCTGATCTGTCAGCAACTCGAATTCTTCGGGATCAAGCTCGACAACGCCAAGAACCTGGCGAATGCTGGCGTCATTTCCGCAGCGGACGCCAAGGTCAAGGTGCGAGTGATCCCCACGAATGAAGAAATCATGATCGCACGCGAAGTGAAACAGTTATTGACGGCTGATCGCAAGAACTGA
- the truD gene encoding tRNA pseudouridine(13) synthase TruD, which translates to MTEASTPFVDETPCLTPLELSINGQLKVEPEDFVVEEVPAYLPSGVGEHLFLWIQKRDISAEFLTGHIARSLGVRRDDIGVAGLKDRRAVTRQWISVPATAEERIEAINTPAIQVLEAKRHGNKLKTGHLRGNRFELIVRGEPGQLAIAQQIAAAIAEQGVPNYFGDQRFGHDGETLTLGMSLLKGETDPRSIPSPKRKFLLRLALSAAQSSLFNTVLARRLQAGTLHSVQPGDVMQVCASGGLFVVEDVPSEQPRFDARETVITGPIFGPKMKSPLGDVLQLEQEILTATGLTREVFRTHSKLTPGTRRPLLLWPENLTVADHPHGLRLTFTLPSGCYATVVLREFLKENRD; encoded by the coding sequence ATGACCGAAGCATCCACGCCTTTCGTTGATGAGACACCCTGTCTGACTCCGCTCGAACTTTCGATCAATGGTCAGCTCAAGGTCGAGCCGGAAGACTTCGTGGTCGAAGAGGTTCCCGCCTATCTCCCCTCGGGAGTGGGCGAGCATCTCTTTCTGTGGATTCAGAAACGGGACATCTCGGCCGAGTTTCTGACCGGGCACATCGCCAGATCGCTCGGCGTTCGCCGCGATGACATCGGCGTCGCCGGACTGAAAGACCGTAGGGCCGTCACCCGACAATGGATCTCGGTCCCGGCTACAGCAGAAGAACGCATTGAGGCGATCAACACGCCGGCGATTCAGGTGTTGGAAGCCAAGCGGCACGGAAACAAGCTGAAGACTGGTCACCTGCGTGGGAACCGCTTCGAGCTTATCGTCCGTGGCGAACCGGGGCAGCTCGCGATTGCGCAGCAGATCGCCGCCGCGATCGCAGAGCAGGGGGTGCCCAATTATTTCGGCGACCAGCGCTTCGGCCATGACGGGGAGACACTGACGCTCGGGATGTCCCTCCTCAAAGGAGAAACCGACCCCCGATCCATCCCCTCCCCGAAGCGCAAGTTTCTGTTGCGTCTCGCCCTCTCGGCGGCACAGTCATCGCTCTTCAACACGGTCCTCGCCCGTCGCCTGCAAGCAGGCACGCTGCATTCCGTGCAGCCCGGCGATGTGATGCAGGTGTGCGCCTCAGGCGGCTTGTTTGTGGTAGAAGATGTCCCCAGCGAACAACCCCGCTTCGACGCCCGCGAAACCGTCATCACCGGCCCGATCTTCGGCCCGAAGATGAAGTCGCCATTGGGAGACGTGCTGCAACTGGAGCAGGAGATCCTGACCGCGACAGGCCTGACCAGAGAGGTCTTCCGCACCCACTCGAAACTCACCCCCGGCACCCGCCGCCCGCTATTGCTGTGGCCAGAGAACCTCACGGTGGCCGACCACCCGCACGGATTGAGGCTGACGTTCACCCTGCCGAGCGGGTGTTATGCGACAGTGGTGTTGCGGGAGTTTTTGAAAGAGAATAGAGATTGA
- a CDS encoding DUF262 domain-containing protein yields the protein MRSERRALDKLYKRRDRYEIPDWQREEVWSDEKKRELIDTILRGWKLPKFYFQKTNTDPDEYDVVDGQQRLTAIWEFFDGELSLPAESAGEFGGNTYQSLSEEISDRFDDYEIEYDEITDATDEDVKEFFKRLQAGLPLTGSEKLNSVHSKLRDYCKKTAKDSFFSETTVIANKRHAYFDIAAKVVTIEIEGLDAGLRYEDVRKVFIDHAAFSPQSAAARRINAALSFLRENFPEPFKQFRNRTIVQSIITFVCHLQSSGMKKSQGAMLKLYIEHFLSELTRQVELGQTATDSDFLDFQRTVNANVKSGARERQLILLRKLFQQHPVFFSSLSQSEGIAAGVEQSVAKMSKSIRHLVGVCNDRYASKLGKDLFKPTNKTATALVDIENAVTSLNDYKAFVENLYFLFREGVGQRLEGRIPSSFVEINDLRTMMQHDVDHGKPNKVAAKRKHLSTVFNRFSGVPSPDAVDPSTFPIVQANILGALEADLTALAKTLI from the coding sequence ATGAGATCCGAACGCCGGGCATTGGACAAACTCTACAAGAGACGCGATCGGTACGAAATTCCAGATTGGCAGAGGGAGGAAGTCTGGTCCGACGAAAAGAAACGGGAACTCATTGACACGATTCTTCGTGGATGGAAACTTCCAAAGTTCTATTTCCAAAAGACAAACACTGACCCCGACGAATACGATGTCGTAGACGGGCAGCAACGACTCACTGCAATTTGGGAGTTCTTTGATGGCGAACTGTCATTGCCTGCCGAGTCGGCAGGTGAGTTTGGAGGCAACACATATCAGTCGCTATCAGAAGAGATTTCAGACCGTTTTGACGATTACGAAATTGAATACGACGAGATCACCGATGCCACTGACGAGGACGTAAAGGAGTTCTTCAAAAGGCTTCAAGCGGGGTTGCCACTCACGGGAAGCGAAAAACTCAACTCGGTTCACAGTAAACTGCGAGATTACTGCAAGAAAACGGCGAAAGATTCGTTTTTCTCGGAAACCACCGTCATTGCGAACAAGAGACACGCATACTTCGACATTGCCGCCAAGGTAGTGACAATTGAGATTGAGGGTTTAGACGCTGGATTACGCTACGAGGACGTCCGAAAGGTCTTTATCGACCATGCTGCTTTTTCGCCGCAATCAGCAGCAGCAAGGCGTATCAACGCCGCACTTTCGTTTTTGAGAGAAAACTTCCCAGAGCCATTCAAGCAATTTCGCAATCGTACAATAGTTCAATCAATAATCACTTTTGTCTGCCACCTGCAAAGCTCAGGCATGAAGAAGTCACAAGGAGCAATGCTTAAACTATATATTGAGCATTTCTTAAGCGAGCTTACAAGGCAGGTGGAACTTGGCCAAACGGCGACAGATTCCGACTTTTTGGACTTCCAGAGAACTGTGAATGCAAATGTAAAATCAGGGGCTCGGGAGCGACAGTTGATACTTCTGCGAAAGCTGTTCCAGCAGCATCCTGTTTTTTTTAGTTCCCTTAGCCAGTCCGAGGGAATTGCAGCAGGAGTCGAACAGAGCGTCGCGAAAATGTCGAAGTCAATTCGCCATCTTGTTGGAGTCTGTAATGATCGCTATGCGTCAAAACTGGGAAAGGACCTGTTCAAACCTACCAATAAAACTGCGACTGCACTTGTTGATATTGAAAATGCGGTAACTTCACTTAATGATTACAAAGCGTTTGTTGAGAACCTCTACTTTCTATTTCGCGAAGGTGTCGGCCAGCGATTGGAAGGCCGAATTCCTTCTTCCTTTGTAGAAATCAATGACTTGCGCACAATGATGCAACATGACGTTGATCACGGAAAACCAAACAAAGTCGCAGCCAAGAGAAAACATCTATCGACGGTGTTCAATCGTTTTTCAGGCGTCCCTTCACCTGATGCAGTTGACCCTTCGACCTTTCCAATCGTGCAGGCAAATATTCTCGGCGCGCTCGAAGCTGATTTGACAGCTTTAGCAAAGACATTGATTTAA
- the hisC gene encoding histidinol-phosphate transaminase: MSLFRPSVDQLHGYVPGEQPQEPGWVKLNTNENPYPPSPAVVEAITRTAKDRLHVYPDPLGRSFCRAAAEVLGVEPEWIIPANGSDENLTILVRTFTDKNDLISYPYPSYILYETLAEIQGTRHARLRLNADWSWNTRLNRPLLEQTKLLFVPNPNSPSGNKWDAGTILSLVPQQGVLVLDEAYGDFADQPHKLELLRGDKGDRIIVTRTFSKSYSLAGLRFGFAVAHPDTVAAMRKVKDSYNCDALSLAAAEAAIRDQAWMLSNRAKIVATRTRLQTALTELGFNVVPSQANFVWCTHPTRSHEELYLALKARKILIRYMKFPGGVDADAAHPEGLLDGLRITIGTDPQVDAFLSALSEII; this comes from the coding sequence ATGTCTCTGTTTCGACCGAGTGTGGATCAACTGCACGGCTATGTTCCCGGGGAGCAACCTCAGGAGCCAGGCTGGGTCAAGCTGAATACGAACGAGAACCCGTATCCTCCGTCGCCCGCCGTGGTCGAAGCGATCACCCGCACGGCGAAAGACCGCCTGCATGTCTATCCCGACCCCTTGGGCCGGTCGTTCTGTCGTGCCGCAGCGGAAGTGCTGGGAGTCGAGCCGGAATGGATCATTCCCGCCAACGGCAGCGATGAGAATCTGACGATCCTCGTCCGCACGTTCACCGACAAGAACGATCTGATTTCGTACCCCTACCCCAGCTACATCCTCTACGAGACGCTGGCCGAAATTCAGGGGACGCGGCATGCCCGGCTGCGGCTGAATGCCGACTGGTCGTGGAATACGCGACTCAATCGCCCGCTGCTGGAACAGACGAAGTTGCTGTTCGTTCCCAATCCGAACTCCCCCTCAGGCAACAAATGGGACGCCGGCACAATTCTCTCGCTGGTCCCCCAGCAAGGGGTGCTGGTGCTGGATGAAGCCTACGGCGATTTCGCCGACCAGCCGCACAAGCTGGAACTGCTGCGAGGGGACAAAGGTGACCGCATCATCGTCACCCGGACCTTTAGCAAGTCGTACAGTCTCGCCGGGCTGCGATTCGGTTTTGCGGTCGCCCATCCCGACACCGTCGCCGCGATGCGAAAAGTGAAAGACAGCTACAACTGCGACGCCCTCTCTCTCGCTGCGGCAGAAGCGGCGATTCGCGATCAGGCGTGGATGCTATCGAATCGAGCCAAGATCGTTGCGACCAGAACGCGGCTGCAAACGGCTCTCACTGAACTTGGCTTTAATGTCGTCCCAAGTCAGGCGAACTTCGTGTGGTGTACGCACCCGACGCGGAGTCATGAGGAACTGTATCTCGCACTCAAGGCCCGCAAGATTCTGATCCGTTACATGAAGTTCCCCGGCGGAGTGGACGCGGATGCCGCCCATCCCGAAGGCCTGCTCGACGGCCTGCGCATCACCATCGGCACCGACCCCCAAGTCGACGCCTTCCTGTCCGCCCTGAGCGAAATCATCTGA